In one window of Mobula birostris isolate sMobBir1 chromosome 25, sMobBir1.hap1, whole genome shotgun sequence DNA:
- the abhd11 gene encoding sn-1-specific diacylglycerol lipase ABHD11 isoform X1 → MRRPVLRSCCWAGRWLRPRAVSRAAAARPVDLAYNLINGRNSETPLVFLHGLLGSKSNFHSISKALFQRTGRTVVTVDSRNHGDSGHSPVMTYEAMSLDLQNMLNKLELPECILLGHSMGGKIAMTTALQNPRLVKKLVVVDISPVRTISQTAFPDYIAAMKAVTVDATLSRSSARTQADKQLQLCIKDARTRQFILTNLVECNGQYIWRVNLEAIANSLDYLLGFPDFNTPFTAPTIFLGGVNSSYISSKEYPEIKRLFPNSIIQHVPEAGHWVHSEKPYDFINAICAFLGTS, encoded by the exons TGGGCGGGTCGGTGGCTGCGGCCTAGAGCGGTCAGTAGGGCGGCCGCAGCTAG ACCTGTGGACCTCGCCTATAACCTAATAAATGGCAGAAACTCAGAAACTCCCCTGGTCTTTCTCCATGGACTCTTGGGCAGTAAATCAAACTTTCATTCAATTTCTAAAGCGTTATTTCAGCGAACAGGCAGGACG GTGGTGACGGTGGATAGCCGTAACCATGGTGATAGTGGACACAGTCCAGTGATGACCTATGAAGCAATGAGCCTTGATCTTCAAAACATGCTGAACAAGTTGGAGCTACCCGAGTGTATCCTGTTAGGACACAGCATGGGTGGCAAGATTGCAATGACAACAGCACTGCAAAAT CCGAGGCTGGTGAAAAAGCTTGTTGTCGTGGACATCAGTCCGGTTCGAACTATCTCGCAAACAGCTTTTCCAGATTATATTGCTGCTATGAAGGCGGTAACTGTGGATGCCACTTTGTCAAGATCCTCTGCACGCACCCAAGCTGACAAACAGCTGCAACTTTGCATCAAG GATGCCCGTACCCGGCAGTTTATCTTGACTAATCTGGTGGAATGCAATGGTCAGTACATTTGGAGGGTTAATCTGGAAGCTATAGCCAACAGTTTGGATTATCTCCTGGGCTTCCCAGATTTCAACACTCCTTTTACTGCTCCTACCATCTTTTTGGGTGGGGTTAACTCTTCCTATATTAG CTCCAAGGAGTATCCTGAGATCAAGCGACTGTTTCCTAATTCTATTATCCAACATGTTCCCGAAGCTGGTCATTGGGTCCATTCTGAAAAACCATATGACTTTATAAATGCCATCTGTGCATTTCTGGGGACCAGCTAG
- the abhd11 gene encoding sn-1-specific diacylglycerol lipase ABHD11 isoform X2: MGRPVDLAYNLINGRNSETPLVFLHGLLGSKSNFHSISKALFQRTGRTVVTVDSRNHGDSGHSPVMTYEAMSLDLQNMLNKLELPECILLGHSMGGKIAMTTALQNPRLVKKLVVVDISPVRTISQTAFPDYIAAMKAVTVDATLSRSSARTQADKQLQLCIKDARTRQFILTNLVECNGQYIWRVNLEAIANSLDYLLGFPDFNTPFTAPTIFLGGVNSSYISSKEYPEIKRLFPNSIIQHVPEAGHWVHSEKPYDFINAICAFLGTS; encoded by the exons ATGGGCAG ACCTGTGGACCTCGCCTATAACCTAATAAATGGCAGAAACTCAGAAACTCCCCTGGTCTTTCTCCATGGACTCTTGGGCAGTAAATCAAACTTTCATTCAATTTCTAAAGCGTTATTTCAGCGAACAGGCAGGACG GTGGTGACGGTGGATAGCCGTAACCATGGTGATAGTGGACACAGTCCAGTGATGACCTATGAAGCAATGAGCCTTGATCTTCAAAACATGCTGAACAAGTTGGAGCTACCCGAGTGTATCCTGTTAGGACACAGCATGGGTGGCAAGATTGCAATGACAACAGCACTGCAAAAT CCGAGGCTGGTGAAAAAGCTTGTTGTCGTGGACATCAGTCCGGTTCGAACTATCTCGCAAACAGCTTTTCCAGATTATATTGCTGCTATGAAGGCGGTAACTGTGGATGCCACTTTGTCAAGATCCTCTGCACGCACCCAAGCTGACAAACAGCTGCAACTTTGCATCAAG GATGCCCGTACCCGGCAGTTTATCTTGACTAATCTGGTGGAATGCAATGGTCAGTACATTTGGAGGGTTAATCTGGAAGCTATAGCCAACAGTTTGGATTATCTCCTGGGCTTCCCAGATTTCAACACTCCTTTTACTGCTCCTACCATCTTTTTGGGTGGGGTTAACTCTTCCTATATTAG CTCCAAGGAGTATCCTGAGATCAAGCGACTGTTTCCTAATTCTATTATCCAACATGTTCCCGAAGCTGGTCATTGGGTCCATTCTGAAAAACCATATGACTTTATAAATGCCATCTGTGCATTTCTGGGGACCAGCTAG
- the abhd11 gene encoding sn-1-specific diacylglycerol lipase ABHD11 isoform X3 — MRRPVLRSCCWAGRWLRPRAVSRAAAARPVDLAYNLINGRNSETPLVFLHGLLGSKSNFHSISKALFQRTGRTVVTVDSRNHGDSGHSPVMTYEAMSLDLQNMLNKLELPECILLGHSMGGKIAMTTALQNDARTRQFILTNLVECNGQYIWRVNLEAIANSLDYLLGFPDFNTPFTAPTIFLGGVNSSYISSKEYPEIKRLFPNSIIQHVPEAGHWVHSEKPYDFINAICAFLGTS, encoded by the exons TGGGCGGGTCGGTGGCTGCGGCCTAGAGCGGTCAGTAGGGCGGCCGCAGCTAG ACCTGTGGACCTCGCCTATAACCTAATAAATGGCAGAAACTCAGAAACTCCCCTGGTCTTTCTCCATGGACTCTTGGGCAGTAAATCAAACTTTCATTCAATTTCTAAAGCGTTATTTCAGCGAACAGGCAGGACG GTGGTGACGGTGGATAGCCGTAACCATGGTGATAGTGGACACAGTCCAGTGATGACCTATGAAGCAATGAGCCTTGATCTTCAAAACATGCTGAACAAGTTGGAGCTACCCGAGTGTATCCTGTTAGGACACAGCATGGGTGGCAAGATTGCAATGACAACAGCACTGCAAAAT GATGCCCGTACCCGGCAGTTTATCTTGACTAATCTGGTGGAATGCAATGGTCAGTACATTTGGAGGGTTAATCTGGAAGCTATAGCCAACAGTTTGGATTATCTCCTGGGCTTCCCAGATTTCAACACTCCTTTTACTGCTCCTACCATCTTTTTGGGTGGGGTTAACTCTTCCTATATTAG CTCCAAGGAGTATCCTGAGATCAAGCGACTGTTTCCTAATTCTATTATCCAACATGTTCCCGAAGCTGGTCATTGGGTCCATTCTGAAAAACCATATGACTTTATAAATGCCATCTGTGCATTTCTGGGGACCAGCTAG